A section of the Enterobacter sp. C2 genome encodes:
- the dnaX gene encoding DNA polymerase III subunit gamma/tau, producing MSYQVLARKWRPQTFADVVGQEHVLTALANGLSLGRIHHAYLFSGTRGVGKTSIARLLAKGLNCETGITATPCGVCDNCREIEQGRFVDLIEIDAASRTKVEDTRDLLDNVQYAPARGRFKVYLIDEVHMLSRHSFNALLKTLEEPPAHVKFLLATTDPQKLPVTILSRCLQFHLKALDVEQIRQQLEHILDEEKIHHEPRALQLLARAADGSLRDALSLTDQAIASGDGQLTAQAVSQMLGTLDDDQALSLIEALIEANGERVMALVNEAAARGVEWEALLVEMQTLLHRIAMVQLSPSALGSDMAAIEQRLRELARTVPPGDVQLYYQTMLIGRKELPFAPDRRMGIEMTLLRALAFHPRMPLPEPSVPAQDFSPVAPTAVLTPDQVPPSPPPAAPRSDAPLSDTTSQVLAARSQLQRAQGATKAKKSEPAAATRTRPVNNAALERLASVTERIQTRPAAAVQEQAPVKKEAYRWKTTLVTEEVKEVVATPKALKKALEHERTPELAQKLAEEAIARDPWAAEVSRLSLPKLVEQVALNAWKEQEGSRICLHLRTTQRHLNSPGTLKVLGEALNTLYGSAVEVSIIEDDNPAMRTPLEWRQAIYEEMLAQARESIIADSNIQTLQRFFDADLDEESIRPI from the coding sequence ATGAGTTATCAGGTCTTAGCCCGTAAGTGGCGACCACAAACTTTTGCTGACGTCGTCGGTCAGGAGCATGTGCTGACTGCACTGGCGAACGGCTTATCGTTAGGACGCATTCATCATGCGTATCTCTTTTCCGGCACCCGCGGCGTCGGAAAGACCTCTATTGCCCGTTTGCTGGCGAAGGGGCTGAACTGCGAGACCGGCATCACTGCAACGCCGTGCGGCGTGTGTGACAACTGTCGCGAAATCGAGCAGGGGCGCTTTGTCGATCTGATTGAGATCGATGCCGCCTCGCGTACCAAAGTTGAAGATACCCGCGATCTGCTGGATAACGTCCAGTACGCGCCAGCCCGTGGCCGCTTTAAAGTCTACCTGATAGACGAAGTGCATATGCTGTCGCGCCACAGCTTCAACGCCCTGCTGAAGACCCTTGAAGAGCCGCCGGCGCACGTCAAGTTCCTGCTGGCAACTACCGATCCGCAGAAGCTGCCGGTGACGATCCTCTCCCGCTGCCTGCAGTTTCATCTTAAGGCGCTGGACGTGGAGCAGATCCGCCAGCAGCTTGAGCACATTCTCGACGAAGAGAAGATCCACCACGAACCGCGCGCCCTGCAGCTGCTGGCCCGCGCGGCTGACGGCAGCCTGCGTGACGCCCTCAGCCTGACCGATCAGGCGATTGCCAGCGGCGACGGTCAGCTTACTGCCCAGGCGGTGAGCCAGATGCTCGGCACGCTGGATGACGACCAGGCGCTATCGCTGATTGAGGCGCTGATAGAGGCCAACGGCGAACGGGTGATGGCGCTGGTTAACGAGGCTGCGGCTCGCGGCGTGGAGTGGGAGGCGCTGCTGGTTGAGATGCAGACCCTGCTGCACCGCATCGCGATGGTACAGCTCTCGCCCTCCGCGCTCGGCAGCGATATGGCGGCTATCGAGCAGCGCCTGCGCGAGCTGGCGCGTACCGTGCCGCCGGGCGACGTCCAGCTCTACTACCAGACGATGCTGATTGGTCGCAAAGAGCTGCCGTTTGCCCCGGACAGGCGGATGGGCATTGAGATGACCCTGCTGCGTGCGCTGGCGTTCCATCCGCGTATGCCGCTGCCGGAGCCGAGCGTGCCGGCCCAGGATTTCTCCCCCGTGGCACCCACGGCGGTGCTAACGCCGGATCAGGTGCCGCCATCGCCGCCCCCTGCTGCGCCGCGTAGCGATGCGCCGCTGTCGGACACCACCAGCCAGGTGCTGGCCGCCCGCAGTCAGCTGCAGCGTGCTCAGGGAGCGACCAAAGCAAAAAAGAGTGAACCGGCAGCGGCAACCCGCACGCGGCCGGTGAATAACGCTGCGCTTGAGCGGCTGGCATCGGTCACCGAGCGCATCCAGACGCGCCCGGCCGCCGCCGTCCAGGAGCAAGCGCCGGTAAAAAAAGAGGCCTACCGCTGGAAGACCACCCTGGTTACCGAAGAGGTGAAAGAGGTGGTCGCCACGCCGAAGGCGCTGAAGAAAGCCCTTGAGCATGAGCGGACGCCGGAGCTGGCGCAAAAGCTCGCCGAAGAGGCCATCGCCCGCGATCCGTGGGCGGCAGAGGTCAGTCGGCTTAGCCTGCCTAAACTGGTTGAACAGGTGGCGCTTAACGCATGGAAAGAGCAGGAGGGGAGCCGTATCTGCCTGCACCTGCGCACTACCCAGCGGCATCTTAACTCCCCCGGTACGCTAAAAGTTTTAGGTGAGGCACTTAACACCCTGTACGGTTCAGCGGTTGAAGTGTCTATCATTGAAGATGATAATCCCGCGATGCGCACTCCGTTGGAGTGGCGTCAGGCGATTTACGAAGAGATGCTTGCGCAGGCGCGCGAGTCGATTATTGCGGATAGCAACATCCAGACTCTGCAACGGTTTTTCGATGCCGATCTGGATGAAGAGAGCATTCGCCCTATTTGA
- a CDS encoding YbaB/EbfC family nucleoid-associated protein — protein MFGGKGGLGNLMKQAQQMQEKMQQMQEEIAKLEVTGESGAGLVKVTINGAHNCRRVEIDPSLLEDDKDMLEDLVAAAFNDAARRIEETQKEKMAGVSSGMQLPPGFKMPF, from the coding sequence ATGTTTGGTGGTAAAGGCGGTCTGGGTAACCTGATGAAACAGGCCCAGCAGATGCAAGAAAAGATGCAGCAGATGCAGGAAGAGATTGCGAAGCTGGAAGTCACCGGTGAATCCGGCGCGGGTCTGGTAAAGGTCACCATCAACGGCGCGCACAACTGCCGTCGCGTGGAGATCGACCCAAGCCTGCTGGAAGATGACAAAGATATGCTGGAAGATCTTGTTGCAGCGGCCTTCAACGATGCGGCGCGCCGTATCGAAGAGACTCAGAAAGAGAAGATGGCAGGTGTCTCCTCCGGTATGCAGCTGCCGCCGGGCTTTAAGATGCCGTTCTAA
- a CDS encoding type II toxin-antitoxin system HigB family toxin has translation MKIISVKTLKEFWAVHPDAEQSLKAWHDEVLQAEWKTPADIKAQYRNASILKNRRVVFNIKGNDYRLIVSIAYLRGWVYVKFIGTHKEYDAINAESVERG, from the coding sequence ATGAAAATCATATCCGTTAAAACGCTGAAGGAGTTTTGGGCGGTACACCCTGATGCAGAGCAGTCGCTTAAAGCGTGGCATGATGAAGTTTTGCAGGCTGAATGGAAAACGCCAGCCGATATCAAGGCCCAGTATCGAAACGCCAGCATACTTAAAAACAGGCGGGTAGTTTTTAACATTAAGGGAAACGATTACCGTTTAATCGTCTCCATTGCCTATCTGCGAGGATGGGTATACGTGAAATTTATCGGAACACATAAAGAGTACGATGCCATCAATGCTGAAAGTGTTGAACGGGGGTAA
- a CDS encoding helix-turn-helix domain-containing protein: protein MQIKLIKNEQDYEAALKAVAPMFDDEPLINTPEGDFFEVMCLLIEEYEKKHHPIAPPDPIEAIKFRMEQQGLSIGDLESAIGKSNRVYEILNRKRNLTLPMIRKLHAQFGIPLESLVGQ from the coding sequence ATGCAAATTAAACTCATCAAAAACGAACAGGATTACGAAGCTGCTTTAAAAGCTGTAGCACCTATGTTCGATGACGAACCCTTAATAAATACACCGGAAGGGGATTTTTTTGAAGTGATGTGCCTTCTTATAGAAGAGTATGAGAAGAAGCACCACCCTATCGCTCCGCCCGATCCCATTGAAGCGATTAAATTCAGAATGGAACAGCAGGGGTTAAGCATTGGCGATCTGGAGTCTGCAATAGGTAAATCTAATCGCGTCTATGAAATTCTAAATCGTAAACGTAATTTAACGTTGCCTATGATTAGAAAGCTTCATGCTCAATTTGGTATTCCCCTCGAAAGTTTGGTGGGGCAGTAA
- the recR gene encoding recombination mediator RecR: MQTSPLLTQLMEALRCLPGVGPKSAQRMAFTLLQRDRSGGMRLAQALTRAMSEIGHCADCRTFTEQEVCNICSNPRRQENGQICVVESPADIYAIEQTGQFSGRYFVLMGHLSPLDGIGPNDIGLDRLEQRLEREKLKEVILATNPTVEGEATANYIAELCGQYGVDASRIAHGVPVGGELEMVDGTTLSHSLAGRHKIRIS; the protein is encoded by the coding sequence ATGCAGACCAGTCCGCTGCTGACGCAGCTTATGGAAGCCCTGCGCTGCCTGCCGGGCGTGGGCCCGAAATCGGCGCAGCGCATGGCCTTTACGCTTCTGCAGCGCGATCGCAGCGGCGGGATGCGTCTTGCTCAGGCCCTGACGCGGGCGATGTCGGAGATTGGCCACTGCGCCGACTGCCGTACTTTCACCGAACAGGAGGTGTGTAACATCTGCTCGAACCCGCGTCGCCAGGAGAACGGCCAGATCTGCGTGGTGGAGAGTCCCGCGGACATCTACGCCATTGAGCAGACCGGGCAGTTCTCTGGCCGCTACTTTGTGCTGATGGGCCACCTGTCGCCGCTCGACGGCATTGGCCCGAACGATATCGGCCTCGATCGGCTGGAGCAGCGCCTGGAGCGTGAAAAGCTGAAAGAGGTGATCCTCGCCACCAACCCCACGGTGGAAGGGGAAGCGACTGCCAACTACATCGCCGAGCTGTGCGGACAGTATGGCGTTGATGCCAGCCGCATCGCCCACGGTGTGCCGGTTGGCGGCGAGCTGGAGATGGTGGATGGTACTACGCTCTCCCACTCGCTGGCGGGACGTCACAAGATCCGCATTTCGTAA